A region from the Paenibacillus humicola genome encodes:
- a CDS encoding helix-turn-helix domain-containing protein produces the protein MLRKVSRRLLGAGAAVIGGKGSHFRKILILILLISSIPGIIIGSLIYWIGGGRIAKELTLLHQSQIIRRADNINDQLTSLELSISHWSFDPELDNDLMNRDFERDFLNTWNLTKTLLIMQGASPLTMHVQLFVNHSKPILMNPEYSVLTAADSKSYLDLMRQGQSIYWTLAPSGPGSAASVLTLVHKIPAASPNPYGVILFSLDQGKVDSLLKTLTPYNVGESFLMRDDGTVLASAGNSAAATAFDTALKKAVAENRSSSGSFLFDWNREKYTVSYGSFNRIQSDWLYVSAAPINAILAPVIFISRLIWGISFSGLLLAALLAWLASSRIYSPVAKLVRLLTGDRSPVHGMPIRDEFKLIENRWQLLARESLDLQNKLEAQLPHVKEGFLLQLIQGYLYSYSEHDLRERMRHYGWNVDGRRFQVIYFRLTGFANLEGRFRMGDEGLATFAAANVARELAAAKPFETSAVNFHDLTFGLLAFLPEDAQAEGEIEPLCEEIIQSVNRIVRLQVTIAISRSASSITQIPALFEEAKQAIGYRDFENQNQIIDMDHAGEESENVALLYPFALEREVVQALRSGQQEETDRLTEQFLHALSSKGAKEIDVQQGMLHLLGTMLHTIIEAGFNPGRLYKGANLYEQLSALREPNLMHAWLSKMVVAPFIESLEARSDSHAKKIVGQVLTLIQENYMRDISLESCADFTGTNTYYLSKTFKTMVGINFIDYLTELRMEKAKQLLQETELKINDIAEQVGYQHSYFNRIFKKHEGATPGQYRELSRRRA, from the coding sequence TTGCTCAGAAAAGTGAGCCGGAGATTGCTTGGCGCGGGGGCGGCTGTAATTGGCGGCAAAGGGAGCCATTTCCGCAAAATTTTGATCCTCATTTTGCTGATCTCAAGCATTCCGGGAATCATTATCGGCAGTCTGATTTATTGGATCGGCGGCGGCCGTATCGCCAAAGAACTGACGCTTCTTCATCAAAGTCAGATTATCAGACGAGCAGACAACATTAACGATCAGCTGACGAGTCTGGAGTTGTCGATTTCCCATTGGTCGTTCGACCCCGAGCTCGACAACGATCTGATGAACCGGGATTTCGAGCGCGATTTCCTGAACACGTGGAATTTGACCAAAACGCTGCTCATCATGCAGGGCGCGAGCCCGCTTACGATGCATGTGCAGCTGTTTGTGAACCATTCCAAGCCGATTCTGATGAATCCGGAATACAGCGTGCTGACAGCGGCGGATTCAAAGTCCTATCTCGATCTTATGCGGCAGGGGCAATCGATTTATTGGACGCTTGCACCGTCGGGGCCAGGAAGCGCGGCCAGCGTGCTGACGCTTGTGCACAAAATACCGGCGGCGAGCCCCAATCCGTACGGCGTCATCCTGTTCAGCCTCGACCAGGGGAAAGTCGATTCTTTGTTGAAAACGCTAACACCGTATAATGTCGGGGAGTCGTTCCTGATGCGCGACGACGGAACGGTGCTCGCCTCGGCCGGCAATTCCGCCGCCGCAACGGCGTTTGACACGGCGCTTAAGAAAGCCGTGGCCGAAAACCGTTCGTCCAGCGGATCGTTTCTGTTCGATTGGAACCGCGAGAAATATACCGTTTCGTACGGCTCGTTTAACCGGATTCAATCGGACTGGCTCTATGTATCGGCTGCGCCGATCAATGCCATACTGGCGCCGGTTATTTTCATTTCCCGGCTGATCTGGGGGATCAGCTTCTCCGGGCTGCTGCTGGCTGCCCTGCTCGCCTGGCTTGCTTCCAGCCGGATTTATTCGCCGGTGGCCAAGCTCGTCCGCCTGCTGACCGGCGACCGCTCGCCCGTGCACGGGATGCCGATCCGGGACGAGTTCAAGCTGATCGAAAACCGGTGGCAGCTGCTCGCAAGGGAAAGCCTGGACCTGCAAAACAAGCTGGAGGCGCAGCTTCCGCATGTGAAGGAAGGCTTTCTGCTGCAGCTGATCCAGGGTTACCTGTACAGCTACTCCGAGCACGATCTGCGCGAACGGATGAGGCATTACGGCTGGAACGTTGACGGCAGGCGGTTTCAGGTCATTTATTTCCGGCTGACCGGCTTTGCCAATCTCGAGGGCCGTTTTCGGATGGGCGACGAAGGACTCGCGACCTTCGCCGCCGCCAATGTCGCACGCGAGCTGGCGGCGGCGAAGCCGTTCGAGACGTCCGCGGTCAACTTTCACGATTTGACGTTCGGCCTGCTGGCCTTCCTTCCGGAAGACGCGCAGGCGGAGGGGGAAATCGAACCGCTGTGCGAGGAGATCATCCAATCGGTGAACCGGATCGTGCGGCTGCAGGTTACGATCGCGATCAGCCGATCAGCTTCTTCGATCACCCAAATTCCCGCACTGTTCGAGGAAGCGAAACAGGCGATCGGCTACCGGGACTTCGAGAACCAGAACCAGATCATCGACATGGACCATGCCGGGGAGGAAAGCGAAAACGTCGCGCTGCTCTATCCGTTCGCCCTGGAACGCGAGGTGGTGCAGGCGCTCCGGTCCGGGCAGCAGGAGGAAACGGACCGGCTGACGGAGCAATTTTTGCATGCCCTTTCCAGCAAGGGAGCAAAGGAAATCGACGTGCAGCAGGGCATGCTCCATCTGCTCGGCACGATGCTGCATACGATTATCGAGGCGGGCTTTAACCCCGGCCGGCTGTATAAAGGAGCGAATTTATACGAGCAGCTGTCAGCGTTACGCGAGCCGAATCTGATGCATGCCTGGCTCAGCAAGATGGTCGTCGCGCCGTTCATCGAAAGTCTCGAAGCCCGTTCGGACAGTCATGCCAAAAAAATCGTCGGGCAGGTGCTGACGCTCATTCAGGAAAATTATATGCGCGACATTTCGCTTGAAAGCTGCGCCGATTTTACGGGCACGAACACCTACTATTTGAGCAAGACGTTCAAGACGATGGTCGGCATCAATTTTATCGATTACTTGACCGAGCTGCGGATGGAGAAGGCCAAGCAGCTGCTGCAGGAAACGGAGCTGAAAATTAACGACATCGCCGAGCAGGTCGGCTACCAGCACAGCTATTTCAACCGCATCTTCAAAAAGCATGAAGGCGCGACGCCCGGCCAATACCGGGAGCTCAGCCGCCGCAGGGCGTAA
- a CDS encoding VOC family protein: MIQHEGIHHVSIIVTDLQQAKTFYEEIIGLKEIERPPFDFPGAWYAIGPGGQQLHLIVHNGETLRSSGIDTRDGHFAIRVADFEATLDWLRQRGVEHKANPNSITGFGQIYVTDPDRNVIELNAAKVARG; encoded by the coding sequence GTGATTCAGCATGAAGGCATTCATCATGTCAGTATCATTGTAACGGACCTGCAGCAGGCGAAGACATTTTATGAGGAAATCATCGGCCTGAAGGAAATCGAGCGGCCGCCGTTCGATTTTCCCGGGGCTTGGTATGCGATCGGGCCCGGCGGCCAGCAGCTTCACCTGATTGTGCATAACGGAGAAACGCTTCGGTCGAGCGGAATCGATACGCGGGACGGGCATTTCGCCATTCGCGTCGCCGATTTCGAGGCGACGCTGGACTGGCTCCGGCAGCGCGGCGTCGAGCATAAAGCGAATCCGAACAGCATTACCGGCTTCGGGCAAATCTACGTGACCGATCCGGACCGCAACGTAATCGAGCTGAACGCGGCGAAAGTCGCCAGAGGCTGA
- a CDS encoding DinB family protein yields the protein MTNAEEILQNWLRHRKVLQEMTERFDDAHLNFKPWEDAFTAGGLIVHMASVMEMFVKTVKQGVFTPPASYPYETMDDIRKIVHALTDKTQADLGSLTDAQLEAEIEVIGRAATGHFWLLSAVDHEIHHKGQLFTYARMLGIDGLPFFRVLPPPNALPPKEEV from the coding sequence GTGACGAACGCGGAAGAAATACTGCAAAACTGGCTGCGGCATCGTAAGGTGCTGCAGGAAATGACGGAACGGTTCGACGATGCCCATTTGAATTTCAAGCCTTGGGAGGATGCATTTACGGCCGGCGGACTGATCGTCCATATGGCGAGCGTGATGGAGATGTTCGTGAAAACGGTTAAGCAAGGTGTCTTTACTCCGCCTGCTTCATACCCATACGAGACCATGGACGATATCAGGAAAATCGTACATGCGTTAACCGATAAGACGCAGGCGGATCTAGGATCTTTGACGGATGCGCAGCTGGAGGCGGAAATCGAGGTGATCGGCCGCGCGGCGACGGGACATTTCTGGCTGTTAAGTGCGGTCGATCACGAAATTCATCATAAAGGTCAATTGTTTACTTATGCCCGGATGCTCGGGATCGACGGATTGCCTTTCTTTCGGGTTCTGCCGCCCCCGAACGCCTTGCCACCAAAGGAAGAAGTATGA
- a CDS encoding alpha-L-rhamnosidase: MKKWQVTDVTCEYRRNPLGIGVRTPRFGWRLESDRRGAMQKGYRILVTEADGDFDAPLWDTGYTESDASIQVEYAGPALQSRTRYLMKVKAWDADGRESDWSETAWFETTLLELHEWQAKWIAPAADAIDPQEEAAFLLRKRFDLKKSVVSARIYATAAGVYELYANGRRVSDEVLAPGWTSYRHRLQFQTYDVTELLQAGSNAVGISLGDGWYRSGMGFDGRDFKYGDRRAALLQLHVRYEDGSGDVIVSDDSWRCAAGPIRYSTIYHGERYDARLEQEGWSESGFADESWKPAEALELPLNMLVPQENWPTRVTETIRPVSAFVTPAGDRVLDMGQNMVGRVRMRVQATAGTTITLRHAEVLDKDGNIYFGNLRPARQTVEYIAKGEGEESYAPHFTFMGFRYVKVEGYPGGELPLDAFAGEVLHSDMPRTGGFESSDSRVNRLQSNILWGQRGNFLDVPTDCPQRDERLGWTGDAQVFIGTALFNFQGAPFFTKWLRDLKAEQHPDGGVPFVIPDAAGGASSAAWGDAAVVCPWTVYRYYGDLRLLAEQYDSMKAWVEYIRAQGEHEFLWNTGFHFGDWLGLDAKENSYVGATPRELVATAFYAHSTRLLREAAKALGYAADEAKYGELHKRIVQAFRDEFMTQTGRVASPTQTAHVLVLVFELAEEKSRLRVAKDLNDLIVENGYHLTTGFVGTPYLCFALSDHGYHRTAVRLLLQDSYPGWLYSVSKGATTIWEHWDSIKPDGSFWSDDMNSFNHYAYGAIGEWMYRRVAGLDMDAAVPAFKRIHIEPLFGSSALTHASAAHLSSYGEIRSGWRVNGSRIKVDVTIPANATAEIVLRGASLAGLTEGGAPAAAADGILSAAENEAGVTLLAGSGTYVFAYENADLFRTVYTADSIMSDVLSDDRAVEVLKRHLPHLFEGGLLQFMGGSSLKQVAENGMARVPQYKMDEVLRALADLSS, translated from the coding sequence ATGAAGAAATGGCAAGTGACGGATGTAACGTGCGAATACCGCCGCAATCCGCTCGGAATCGGCGTACGAACGCCGCGTTTCGGCTGGCGTCTCGAGTCGGACCGCCGCGGCGCGATGCAGAAGGGGTACCGCATTTTGGTAACGGAGGCGGACGGCGATTTCGACGCGCCGCTTTGGGATACCGGGTATACGGAAAGCGACGCCTCCATCCAAGTCGAATATGCCGGACCGGCGCTGCAATCCCGCACGAGATACCTGATGAAGGTAAAAGCCTGGGATGCAGACGGCCGCGAATCGGACTGGAGCGAGACCGCCTGGTTCGAGACGACGCTGCTGGAGCTTCACGAGTGGCAGGCAAAGTGGATCGCGCCGGCGGCGGACGCCATCGATCCGCAGGAGGAAGCGGCCTTCCTGCTGCGCAAACGGTTCGACTTGAAGAAAAGCGTTGTGTCGGCCCGAATCTACGCGACCGCCGCGGGGGTTTACGAGCTGTACGCGAACGGCCGGCGCGTCTCCGACGAGGTGCTGGCTCCCGGCTGGACGAGCTACCGGCACCGGCTTCAATTTCAAACCTACGACGTGACGGAGCTGCTGCAGGCCGGAAGCAACGCGGTCGGCATCAGTCTCGGGGACGGCTGGTACCGCAGCGGGATGGGCTTCGACGGCCGGGATTTCAAATATGGCGACCGGCGGGCGGCGCTGCTGCAGCTGCATGTGCGTTACGAAGACGGCTCCGGGGACGTGATCGTCTCGGACGATTCCTGGCGCTGCGCAGCCGGCCCGATCCGGTATTCGACGATCTATCATGGAGAAAGGTATGACGCCCGCCTCGAACAAGAAGGCTGGAGCGAGAGCGGGTTCGCGGATGAATCGTGGAAACCGGCCGAAGCGCTGGAATTGCCGCTCAATATGCTGGTACCGCAGGAAAACTGGCCGACGCGCGTTACCGAGACGATCCGGCCGGTATCGGCGTTCGTCACGCCGGCCGGCGACCGCGTGCTGGACATGGGCCAGAATATGGTCGGACGCGTCCGCATGCGTGTACAGGCGACGGCGGGCACGACGATTACACTCCGTCACGCGGAGGTGTTGGACAAGGACGGGAACATCTACTTCGGCAACCTTCGCCCTGCGAGACAGACGGTGGAATATATTGCGAAAGGCGAGGGTGAGGAAAGCTACGCGCCGCATTTCACGTTCATGGGCTTCCGGTACGTCAAGGTGGAAGGCTATCCGGGCGGCGAGCTCCCGCTTGACGCGTTCGCCGGGGAAGTGCTGCATTCGGACATGCCGCGGACCGGCGGCTTTGAATCGTCCGACAGCCGTGTGAACCGGCTGCAGAGCAACATTCTATGGGGGCAGCGCGGCAACTTTCTGGACGTGCCGACCGACTGCCCGCAGCGCGACGAACGGCTCGGCTGGACCGGCGATGCGCAGGTGTTCATCGGGACGGCGCTGTTCAACTTCCAGGGCGCGCCTTTCTTCACGAAATGGCTGCGCGATCTGAAGGCGGAGCAGCATCCGGACGGCGGCGTGCCGTTCGTCATCCCCGACGCGGCCGGCGGGGCAAGCTCCGCCGCATGGGGAGACGCCGCGGTCGTCTGCCCGTGGACGGTCTATCGGTACTACGGCGACCTGAGGCTGCTGGCCGAACAGTACGACAGCATGAAAGCGTGGGTGGAGTACATTCGCGCGCAGGGAGAGCACGAGTTTCTGTGGAACACCGGCTTTCATTTCGGCGATTGGCTCGGCCTGGACGCCAAGGAGAACAGCTACGTCGGCGCAACGCCGCGCGAGCTGGTGGCGACGGCGTTCTACGCGCATTCGACGCGGCTGCTCCGCGAAGCCGCCAAGGCGCTTGGTTACGCGGCGGACGAAGCGAAGTACGGGGAACTGCATAAGCGAATCGTCCAGGCGTTCCGGGACGAATTCATGACGCAGACGGGCCGGGTCGCGTCGCCTACGCAAACCGCGCATGTGCTCGTTCTCGTGTTCGAGCTGGCGGAGGAAAAGTCGCGGCTGCGCGTGGCCAAGGACCTGAATGATCTGATCGTGGAGAACGGCTATCATCTCACGACCGGATTCGTCGGCACGCCTTATCTCTGCTTCGCGCTGTCGGACCACGGCTATCACCGGACCGCCGTCAGGCTGCTGCTGCAGGACAGCTACCCGGGCTGGCTCTATTCGGTTTCGAAAGGCGCCACGACGATTTGGGAGCATTGGGACAGCATCAAGCCGGACGGCTCGTTCTGGAGCGACGATATGAACTCGTTCAACCATTATGCCTACGGAGCGATCGGGGAATGGATGTACCGCAGGGTGGCCGGTTTGGATATGGATGCCGCGGTTCCCGCGTTCAAACGGATTCATATCGAGCCGCTGTTCGGATCGTCGGCGCTGACGCACGCTTCGGCAGCACACTTGTCTTCCTATGGGGAAATTCGTTCCGGCTGGAGAGTAAACGGGTCCCGGATCAAGGTGGACGTCACGATTCCGGCCAACGCGACGGCAGAGATCGTGCTTCGCGGCGCCTCGCTTGCCGGCTTGACGGAGGGAGGAGCGCCGGCAGCGGCGGCGGACGGAATTCTGTCCGCAGCGGAGAATGAAGCGGGCGTTACGCTGTTGGCGGGCTCCGGCACATACGTCTTCGCGTACGAAAATGCGGATCTGTTCCGAACCGTATACACGGCGGATTCGATCATGAGCGACGTCTTGAGCGACGACCGGGCTGTCGAGGTACTGAAGCGGCATTTGCCTCATTTGTTCGAAGGAGGCTTGCTCCAGTTCATGGGCGGCTCGAGCTTGAAGCAGGTCGCGGAGAACGGCATGGCCCGCGTTCCGCAGTACAAAATGGACGAGGTGCTCCGCGCTTTGGCCGACCTTTCATCGTAA
- a CDS encoding carbohydrate ABC transporter permease — MSRGARIWAVEIAAVAASIVIFWIPLYFVVLTAMKSAPEASLMNLAWPSKIELWQNVKDVIRFGDFMLLRAFWNSSLLTVLSIAAMVIFCSMAAFVMQRRNDKATPWISFFVLAGLIIPPAIVPTIWVLDEIHLFKTMAGLVLVEVALGFPFCVLLYRGFMAAIPREIDEAAVVDGYGAFRLFFTIILPLLQPVTATIIVTQSVTIFNDFTNPLYFFPGAKNVTVQLTLYNYTSQFVSQWNLLFANILLITIPPLALFIFFNKRIVAGMTAGSVKG, encoded by the coding sequence ATGAGCCGCGGCGCGCGAATATGGGCGGTCGAAATCGCTGCCGTTGCCGCCAGCATCGTCATCTTCTGGATCCCGCTCTATTTCGTCGTGCTGACGGCGATGAAAAGCGCTCCGGAGGCTTCGCTTATGAATTTGGCCTGGCCCTCCAAAATCGAACTGTGGCAGAATGTGAAGGATGTCATCCGATTCGGCGATTTCATGCTGCTGCGCGCGTTCTGGAACAGCTCGCTGCTGACCGTGCTGTCCATCGCCGCAATGGTTATCTTCTGCTCGATGGCCGCTTTCGTCATGCAGCGGCGGAACGACAAGGCTACGCCGTGGATCAGCTTCTTCGTGCTCGCCGGTCTGATCATTCCGCCGGCGATCGTACCGACGATTTGGGTGCTGGACGAAATTCACCTGTTCAAAACGATGGCCGGGCTTGTACTGGTGGAGGTGGCGCTCGGGTTTCCGTTCTGCGTGCTGCTGTACCGGGGCTTTATGGCGGCGATTCCGCGGGAAATCGACGAAGCCGCGGTCGTGGACGGCTACGGCGCTTTCCGGCTGTTTTTCACGATCATCCTGCCGCTGCTGCAGCCGGTGACCGCGACGATTATCGTGACGCAGTCCGTAACGATTTTTAACGATTTTACGAATCCGCTCTATTTCTTTCCAGGCGCGAAGAACGTGACCGTTCAGCTGACGCTGTACAATTATACGAGCCAGTTCGTGTCGCAGTGGAATCTGCTGTTTGCGAACATTTTGCTCATCACGATTCCGCCGCTTGCGCTGTTTATCTTTTTCAACAAGCGAATAGTGGCCGGCATGACCGCCGGCTCCGTCAAAGGCTGA
- a CDS encoding carbohydrate ABC transporter permease, with protein MSKVFKRIYTYQFLLPAAIVYTVIFIVPTLMSFFFSLTRWTLSDWDFIGLRNFTTFFKEPSLSIGFKNTFIYAVVTCSLKVVGGLLLGVFLTGKIKTKDYLRSVVFFPTLVSTIAVGITFSMMMHPTEGLINTTLARFGIEGPDWLGDTRIALLSVAMVDVWKGVGFATIIYIAGILSIPEDYYEALQIDGGGAWNKFWSIIVPLSRPATNAVIILAFIGGLRSFDLIWAMTQGGPGFATDVIASIIYKQYQGGFYGLSTAGNVILFLFVSILVFPLSRYLNRKEVDL; from the coding sequence ATGTCCAAGGTATTCAAACGCATTTATACGTACCAGTTTCTGCTGCCTGCGGCCATCGTATACACCGTTATTTTTATCGTCCCGACCCTGATGTCCTTCTTCTTCAGCTTGACGAGATGGACGCTGTCGGATTGGGATTTTATCGGGCTTCGGAATTTTACGACCTTCTTCAAGGAGCCTTCGCTCAGCATCGGCTTCAAAAATACGTTTATTTACGCGGTGGTGACCTGCTCGCTCAAGGTGGTAGGCGGACTGCTGCTGGGCGTTTTTCTCACCGGTAAAATCAAAACGAAGGATTATTTGCGCTCGGTCGTCTTTTTCCCGACATTGGTCAGCACGATCGCCGTCGGCATTACGTTCAGCATGATGATGCATCCGACGGAGGGACTGATCAATACGACCCTTGCACGATTTGGCATCGAAGGCCCGGACTGGCTCGGCGATACGCGGATCGCGCTTCTGTCCGTGGCGATGGTCGACGTGTGGAAGGGCGTCGGATTCGCGACCATTATTTATATTGCAGGCATTTTATCCATTCCCGAAGATTACTACGAGGCGCTTCAGATCGACGGGGGCGGCGCGTGGAACAAGTTTTGGAGCATCATCGTTCCGTTAAGCCGTCCGGCTACGAATGCGGTCATCATTCTCGCCTTCATCGGCGGGCTCCGTTCGTTCGATCTCATCTGGGCGATGACCCAGGGGGGGCCGGGCTTCGCGACCGACGTGATCGCTTCGATCATTTACAAGCAATATCAAGGCGGTTTCTATGGCCTGTCGACGGCCGGAAACGTCATTCTGTTCCTGTTCGTCAGTATCCTTGTCTTTCCGCTGTCCCGCTATTTGAACCGCAAAGAGGTGGACTTATGA
- a CDS encoding extracellular solute-binding protein, with protein sequence MSERTKIAATLTGVLLLGGLLAGCGGASDKNGPGNTGSAGGSQEKVKLGLLIDNTQDSANIAKALTDAFEAKYPNITIETETRPGGNEGDNFVKTRLATGDMDDVLFYNSGAQLQALNPDKNLLDLTNEPFEANVLDSFKQTVSANGKVYGVPYSSSIGGGWLYNKKIYAKLGLSVPKTWSELMANNDKLKAAGITPIIGSYKDTWTSQIIVLADYYNVQEQDPNFASDYTANKAKYATTPAALRSFQKLEQTAGYYNKDFLATTYDAGLKMLAEGKGAQYPMLTFAIPALMQNNPDQMNDIGFFAQPGDSPDKNGLTVWMPGAAYIYKNTEHPEEAKKLLSFIASPEGMAAVAKLSIPAGPYVVKGAVMPDNVPQVVKDMLPYFDQGKTAPALEFLSPLKGPSLEQITVEVGAGKRKAEDAAKLYDQDVEKQAQQLGLAGW encoded by the coding sequence ATGAGTGAACGTACGAAAATCGCCGCGACGCTGACCGGCGTCCTGCTGCTGGGCGGACTGCTCGCCGGCTGCGGCGGCGCATCGGACAAAAACGGACCCGGCAATACCGGTTCGGCCGGCGGGTCGCAGGAAAAAGTCAAGCTCGGCCTGCTGATCGACAACACCCAGGATTCGGCGAATATCGCCAAAGCGCTGACCGACGCGTTCGAAGCCAAGTATCCGAACATTACGATTGAAACGGAAACCCGTCCCGGAGGCAACGAAGGCGACAACTTCGTGAAAACCCGCCTCGCCACCGGCGATATGGACGACGTGCTGTTCTATAATTCCGGCGCGCAGCTGCAGGCGCTCAATCCGGACAAGAACCTGCTGGATTTGACGAATGAACCGTTCGAAGCGAACGTTCTCGACTCCTTCAAGCAGACCGTTTCCGCGAATGGGAAGGTTTATGGCGTTCCCTACTCTTCCTCGATTGGCGGAGGCTGGCTGTATAACAAGAAAATTTACGCCAAGCTCGGCCTTTCGGTACCGAAGACGTGGTCGGAACTGATGGCGAATAACGATAAACTGAAGGCGGCGGGAATCACGCCCATTATCGGCAGCTACAAGGATACTTGGACCTCCCAGATCATCGTGTTGGCCGATTATTACAATGTCCAGGAGCAGGATCCGAATTTTGCTTCGGATTATACGGCCAATAAGGCGAAATACGCGACGACGCCGGCAGCCCTCCGCAGCTTTCAGAAGCTGGAGCAAACGGCCGGATACTACAATAAAGATTTCCTCGCGACGACGTACGATGCCGGGCTGAAAATGCTGGCGGAAGGCAAAGGCGCCCAATATCCGATGCTGACCTTCGCCATCCCGGCGCTTATGCAGAACAATCCGGATCAGATGAACGATATCGGTTTCTTCGCGCAGCCGGGCGACAGTCCGGACAAAAACGGGCTTACGGTGTGGATGCCGGGAGCCGCTTACATTTACAAGAACACGGAGCACCCGGAAGAGGCGAAAAAACTGCTGTCCTTTATCGCTTCGCCGGAAGGGATGGCCGCAGTCGCCAAGCTGTCGATTCCTGCCGGCCCATACGTCGTCAAAGGCGCCGTCATGCCGGACAACGTGCCGCAGGTCGTAAAGGATATGCTGCCGTATTTCGACCAGGGCAAGACCGCTCCGGCACTCGAATTCCTCTCGCCGCTGAAAGGGCCGAGCCTGGAGCAGATTACGGTGGAGGTCGGCGCCGGCAAACGCAAGGCGGAGGATGCCGCCAAGCTGTACGACCAGGATGTCGAGAAGCAGGCGCAGCAGCTCGGCCTTGCGGGCTGGTAA
- a CDS encoding helix-turn-helix domain-containing protein produces the protein MIKAVVFDDEYIVLEALGALIDWKGLGIELAGTAMDGISALETFRSVRPEIVLTDIRMPGKDGLRLVEEIMEEAPDTCCVVFSGYNEFEYVKNAIRLGVTDYVEKPITETSIERALRKVLGQIGRNEEIRTLERRIEETRRELLEKAVWDLLRFGKEAEAKWRDCFGQEAGRVCGVTVLAAKEAFTLPVHAAYRTVFLRSERERLAVVFHFMALPQSYWDDIASDLDTAGVTAGIGTTAADPAGADRSYSEAQRALKSALLLGLKGAVRFSEPGDWSASPDSLAERAESVILSLRAGSRALFLEQVDRFLDGIREAKADPDVAEHEMLRLIYAASEAVKEAGGPLNDAPQEPCVPHIEIREAAERGAAPDWFRERIEAIADGGMKLREQSKHTAVEKARLYIERHISRDVSLQEAAEHAGLNATYFSVLFKEVMGETYIKYVTRCRMELAKTLLRKGYKVGEVSEKVGYLTHRHFSEVFKKHTGLTPGQFKEGL, from the coding sequence ATGATTAAGGCAGTCGTATTTGACGACGAATATATCGTGCTGGAGGCGCTTGGCGCCTTGATTGATTGGAAGGGCCTCGGCATCGAGCTGGCCGGCACGGCCATGGACGGCATTTCCGCGCTCGAGACGTTCCGCAGCGTACGTCCTGAGATCGTGCTGACCGACATCCGGATGCCGGGAAAGGACGGCCTGCGGCTTGTGGAGGAGATCATGGAGGAAGCGCCCGATACGTGCTGCGTCGTATTCAGCGGCTACAACGAATTCGAGTACGTGAAGAACGCGATCCGGCTCGGCGTAACCGACTATGTGGAGAAGCCGATCACGGAAACGAGCATCGAACGGGCGCTGCGGAAGGTGCTGGGTCAAATCGGCCGCAACGAAGAAATCCGGACGCTGGAGCGTAGGATCGAGGAGACCAGACGGGAGCTGCTGGAGAAAGCGGTATGGGACCTGCTCCGGTTCGGAAAAGAGGCGGAAGCCAAATGGCGCGACTGCTTCGGTCAGGAGGCGGGCCGCGTGTGCGGCGTTACGGTTCTGGCCGCGAAGGAGGCGTTTACGCTGCCGGTTCATGCGGCGTACCGCACCGTCTTTTTAAGAAGCGAACGGGAGCGGCTGGCCGTCGTCTTTCATTTCATGGCGCTTCCGCAGTCGTATTGGGACGATATCGCAAGCGACCTGGATACGGCCGGAGTAACGGCGGGCATCGGAACGACGGCTGCCGATCCGGCCGGCGCCGACCGCAGCTATTCGGAAGCGCAGCGCGCCCTCAAATCGGCGCTGCTGCTTGGGCTGAAGGGCGCCGTCCGGTTCAGCGAGCCGGGCGATTGGAGCGCGTCGCCGGATTCGCTCGCGGAGCGGGCGGAATCGGTCATCCTCAGCCTGCGTGCCGGGAGCAGGGCGCTGTTCCTCGAACAGGTCGACCGTTTCCTGGACGGCATTCGCGAAGCAAAGGCCGATCCGGATGTCGCCGAACATGAAATGCTGCGGCTGATCTATGCGGCGTCGGAAGCCGTCAAGGAGGCGGGCGGCCCTCTTAACGATGCGCCCCAGGAGCCGTGCGTGCCGCATATCGAAATTCGGGAGGCCGCGGAGCGGGGCGCCGCGCCGGATTGGTTTCGGGAGCGGATCGAAGCGATTGCCGACGGCGGGATGAAGCTGCGGGAGCAGAGTAAGCATACGGCAGTGGAGAAGGCCCGGCTGTACATCGAGCGCCATATTTCGCGCGACGTCTCCCTTCAGGAGGCGGCGGAGCATGCCGGCCTGAACGCCACCTACTTCAGCGTGCTGTTCAAGGAAGTGATGGGCGAAACGTACATCAAGTACGTCACCCGCTGCCGCATGGAGCTTGCAAAAACGCTGCTGCGCAAAGGCTATAAGGTCGGCGAGGTCAGCGAGAAGGTCGGCTATTTGACGCACCGCCATTTCTCCGAGGTATTCAAAAAGCATACCGGACTGACGCCGGGCCAATTCAAGGAGGGGCTTTGA